The DNA region CCATGGGCACGCGCGGGGCCGCAGACGAAGCATGTCGGGAGGTTATGGGTCCGTTCATCGTACGGCGTTCTGCCGACCGCCTCTTCAGCCGCTTCGTAGCTCACCCTGGGAACGTCCGGAGCATCAATCCTCACGGCACGCGCCGTCGCCAGCAGCCTGTCCTCCTCGCGCAGTTCGACGTCGCCGTCAGTCCCCATCAGGACATCGAGCGACCGCTCCAGCGGTGGCGGCGCATGCAAGGTCACTTCGGCATCTCCGGCAACGTGCTTTGCGAAACATCCGCAGACATAGCCTCCGTTGCCGGAATTAGGCGGACCTCGGAAGCGACTGTCTATGACAAGCGACACCATTTGATTCCTTGCCCGAAGCGTTCAGCGACCCATCGCAAAGAACTCGTCGTTCGGACGCATGCTGGTGACGTTGGCAAGACGGTTCGACATGCCGAAGAATGCCGCAATCGCCGCGATGTCCCATGCATCATCCTCCGTGAATCCGTGAGCCTTCAGATCCTGGATGTCGGCGTCGCCCACTTCATAGGCTCGCGCCGAGACCTTCATCGCGAAATCGAGCATCGCCCTTTGTCGCTCGGTAATATCGGCCTTGCGATAATTGACGGCGACCTGGTCCGCGATCAGCGGGTTCTTCGCTCGTACGCGCAGGATCGCGCCGTGCGCGACCACGCAATACTGACATTGATTGACGCTGCTCGTCGCCACGACGATCATCTCACGCTCGGCCTTGGTTATCGGACCGGGCTTGTCCATGAGGGCGTCGTGATAGGCGAAGAATGCCCGAAACTCGTCGGGACGATGCGCGAGCGTCAGGAAAACGTTGGGCACGAAACCGGACTTTTCCTGAACCGCCGCTATCCGCGCGCGAATATCCTCGGGGAGCGTAGCGATGTCGGGGACAGGAAAGCGGCTGATGGCGGGCGCTGACATGTTGTGAAGCTCCTCTTATATTGCCGCGAGCGCGACGAGCGTTTCTTGATATGCTTCAAACGCATCGCGCCGATCGGGCGCATACGGCTCGACCCTGACAAGGCAGGTGTGGGCCGAACAGCCCTGGCCGAATTGGGACGTGCCGATGTCGAGCGTGAGCACGTTCGGATTGCCGGCGACCT from Bradyrhizobium sp. B124 includes:
- a CDS encoding peroxidase-related enzyme (This protein belongs to a clade of uncharacterized proteins related to peroxidases such as the alkylhydroperoxidase AhpD.), which gives rise to MSAPAISRFPVPDIATLPEDIRARIAAVQEKSGFVPNVFLTLAHRPDEFRAFFAYHDALMDKPGPITKAEREMIVVATSSVNQCQYCVVAHGAILRVRAKNPLIADQVAVNYRKADITERQRAMLDFAMKVSARAYEVGDADIQDLKAHGFTEDDAWDIAAIAAFFGMSNRLANVTSMRPNDEFFAMGR